In Chloracidobacterium sp., the following proteins share a genomic window:
- the rplL gene encoding 50S ribosomal protein L7/L12, which translates to MAVTKADVVEYLKGMSLLEASELVKELEEVFGVSAAAAAPMVMAAGAGAGGGDAAPAAEEKDSYDVVLASAGGNKIAVIKVVREVVAGLGLKEAKDLVDGAPKALKEGVSKAEADEIKTKLTEAGATVEVK; encoded by the coding sequence ATGGCAGTTACAAAAGCAGATGTGGTTGAGTATTTGAAGGGAATGTCGCTTCTCGAAGCGTCGGAACTCGTCAAAGAGCTCGAAGAAGTGTTTGGCGTGTCGGCTGCGGCCGCGGCGCCGATGGTGATGGCGGCCGGTGCCGGTGCAGGCGGCGGTGACGCTGCTCCTGCGGCTGAGGAGAAGGATTCGTATGATGTCGTCCTCGCCTCGGCCGGCGGCAACAAGATCGCGGTGATCAAGGTCGTCCGCGAGGTTGTCGCGGGACTCGGCCTGAAAGAGGCCAAGGACCTCGTCGACGGTGCTCCGAAAGCCCTCAAGGAAGGCGTTTCGAAGGCCGAGGCCGACGAGATCAAGACGAAGCTTACCGAGGCAGGCGCGACCGTCGAGGTCAAGTAA
- the rpoB gene encoding DNA-directed RNA polymerase subunit beta, with protein MTNNPLQNNSKGLGVRTSKAPERVDFSKIYTSAQIPNLIEVQRESYNRFLQMDLIPEERDFIGLQSVFSSIFPVSDFRETATLEYVEYQIGNWQCKCGNLEGLDHLRANCKNCSAKIKVDPFNPAEVLCKNCGTFNAVRPNLCNNCGEPVGLKHKHDQQECQERGMSYSVPLKVKIRLTVYDKDADTGVSTVRDIKEEDVFFGEIPLMTDNGTFIINGTERVIVSQLHRSPGVFFKGDRDEFLAKIIPYRGSWVEFEYDQKGLLHARLGKRKIIATVFLRALGLWLSPQIDMKTVSDNILEEIVKNAEYSNASILKLFYAADEVVIEKGKTFMRVKPDGDTHIVGLRSEEDIKDKKEDVVRKGKKITKAALADLRRMGKGQVQVASADLEGAFALDDIVNTETGEIIVESNLEITAGLLTQIIEEGVTSFSVFFPKRDIIGEIVSATIKKDPIGKPVDALLEIYRKMRPGDPPTVPTAYRLLEGMFFDTRRFDLSRVGRLKFNIKMGRPDHDRLTDPLLAPTDFLDVVSYLLRMKKDSDNYYQDDIDHLGNRRVRAVGELLENQFRIGLERMERAIKEKMSIQQDMFTTMPRDLVNAKPVTAAVREFFGSSQLSQFMDQTNPLSEITHKRRLSALGPGGLSRERAGFEVRDVHPTHYGRICPIETPEGPNIGLISSLSCFARINEFGFIESPYRKVVDGRVIEYVLVKNGGDTKFKPGEHVPLDDVESANKRIKDGKKAEFEPFPFYLTAWEEDRYIIGQANIELDAKGNLVNERNAARQKGEFITADKMDIQYMDVSPKQLVSVAASLIPFLENDDANRALMGSNMQRQSVPLLCAESPYVGTGMEKIAARDSGAVVIAKRNGVVDYVDSERIIVKADHQVDGTISREVTADIYSLVKFKRSNQNTCINQRPIVQVGERVIKGQVIADGPCTDRGELALGRNVLVSFMPWRGYNFEDAILVSERLVRDDYYTSIHIEELEIEARDTKLGPEEITRDIPNIGENMLRDLDESGIIRIGAQVKPGSVLVGKVTPKGETQLTAEEKLLRAIFGEKAGDVKDASLTCPPGIDGTVVDVQIFTRKGQDKDDRSLDIEGMEEEALHRDLDDEIRILQEQRDERIYELFDGRKLNKDLIDGKDVVIKKGSTLSRETLAGIETKLLRKADVASGSVDIASEIKEYEQRTERQINILRDIYDEKITKLKQGDELPPGVIKMVKVFVAMKRKLSVGDKMAGRHGNKGVIARILPEEDMPYLPDGTPVEIVLNPLGVPSRMNVGQILETHLGWTARVLGLHFATPVFDGATENEIKEYIAKANRKYDELELPPSVGPSGKTRLYDGLTGEPFEQKVCVGYIYMLKLSHLVDDKIHARSIGPYSLITQQPLGGKAQFGGQRFGEMEVWALEAYGAAHILQELLTCKSDDVAGRSKIYETIVKGVSNFEPGIPESFNVLVRELQSLCLDVELIQEHEIDPEEVVAGVDALVGVD; from the coding sequence ATGACAAACAATCCTCTACAGAACAACTCGAAGGGCCTTGGGGTCAGGACGAGCAAGGCACCGGAGCGTGTCGATTTCTCCAAGATCTATACCTCGGCCCAGATCCCGAACCTGATCGAAGTCCAGCGAGAGTCCTACAACCGCTTCCTGCAGATGGACCTCATTCCGGAGGAGCGTGATTTTATCGGGCTGCAGTCGGTGTTCTCGTCCATCTTCCCTGTGTCGGATTTCCGTGAGACGGCAACGCTCGAATACGTCGAATACCAGATCGGCAACTGGCAGTGCAAATGCGGCAATCTCGAAGGGCTCGATCATCTGCGTGCCAACTGTAAGAATTGCTCGGCGAAGATCAAGGTCGATCCGTTCAATCCGGCCGAGGTGCTCTGTAAGAATTGCGGCACGTTCAATGCCGTGCGGCCCAACCTCTGCAACAACTGCGGCGAGCCGGTCGGCCTCAAGCACAAGCACGACCAGCAGGAATGCCAGGAGCGGGGAATGTCATACAGCGTCCCGCTCAAGGTCAAGATCCGTCTGACGGTGTATGACAAGGACGCCGATACCGGTGTCTCGACGGTCCGTGACATCAAGGAAGAGGATGTATTCTTCGGCGAGATACCGCTGATGACCGACAACGGCACGTTCATCATCAACGGAACTGAGCGCGTGATCGTATCGCAGCTTCATCGCTCGCCGGGTGTGTTTTTTAAGGGCGACCGCGACGAATTTCTCGCAAAGATCATTCCCTACCGCGGCTCGTGGGTCGAATTTGAATACGACCAGAAGGGCTTGCTTCACGCCCGCCTCGGCAAGCGTAAGATCATAGCGACCGTTTTCCTGCGTGCGTTGGGCCTGTGGCTCAGTCCGCAGATCGATATGAAGACGGTGTCTGACAACATCCTTGAGGAGATCGTTAAGAACGCTGAGTATTCGAATGCCAGTATCCTGAAGCTCTTTTACGCCGCGGATGAGGTGGTCATTGAAAAGGGCAAGACGTTTATGCGAGTCAAGCCTGACGGCGATACGCACATCGTCGGGCTTCGCTCCGAGGAGGACATCAAGGACAAGAAAGAGGATGTCGTCCGCAAAGGCAAAAAGATCACAAAGGCCGCGCTCGCCGACCTTCGCCGCATGGGCAAAGGGCAGGTGCAGGTCGCCTCGGCTGACCTTGAAGGCGCCTTCGCGCTCGACGACATCGTCAATACCGAAACGGGCGAGATCATCGTCGAATCGAATCTTGAGATCACTGCCGGGCTGTTGACCCAGATCATTGAAGAGGGCGTAACGAGCTTCTCGGTATTTTTCCCGAAGCGTGACATTATCGGCGAGATCGTGTCGGCAACGATCAAGAAGGATCCGATCGGCAAACCTGTCGACGCCCTGCTTGAGATCTACCGCAAGATGCGTCCGGGCGATCCGCCGACCGTCCCGACAGCCTATCGGCTGCTCGAAGGGATGTTCTTTGACACGCGACGGTTTGATCTGTCGCGTGTAGGACGCCTCAAGTTCAATATCAAGATGGGCCGGCCCGACCACGATCGGCTGACCGATCCGCTGCTGGCCCCGACGGATTTTCTCGATGTGGTGTCGTACCTGCTTCGGATGAAGAAGGACAGCGACAATTACTATCAGGACGATATCGACCACCTCGGCAATCGCCGCGTCCGTGCGGTCGGTGAGCTGCTCGAAAATCAGTTTCGCATCGGCCTCGAGCGAATGGAGCGGGCGATCAAGGAGAAGATGTCCATTCAGCAGGACATGTTCACCACGATGCCGCGAGATCTGGTCAATGCAAAGCCGGTGACGGCCGCGGTCCGCGAGTTTTTTGGCTCGTCGCAGCTATCGCAGTTCATGGACCAGACAAATCCGCTCAGCGAGATCACGCACAAGCGTCGCCTGTCGGCCCTTGGGCCGGGCGGACTGTCGCGTGAGCGAGCAGGCTTTGAGGTTCGTGACGTTCACCCGACGCACTACGGCCGCATCTGCCCGATCGAGACGCCTGAAGGCCCGAATATCGGCCTCATCTCGTCGCTCTCGTGCTTTGCCCGGATCAATGAGTTCGGCTTTATCGAATCACCGTATCGCAAGGTCGTTGACGGCCGCGTGATCGAGTACGTGCTCGTCAAAAACGGCGGCGATACTAAATTCAAGCCCGGTGAACACGTGCCGCTCGATGATGTCGAGTCGGCAAACAAGCGTATCAAGGACGGCAAGAAAGCCGAGTTTGAGCCATTTCCGTTCTACCTGACGGCATGGGAAGAGGACCGCTACATAATCGGCCAGGCCAATATTGAGCTTGATGCTAAGGGCAACCTCGTCAATGAGCGTAACGCTGCGAGGCAAAAGGGTGAGTTCATCACGGCCGACAAGATGGACATCCAGTATATGGATGTCTCGCCCAAACAGCTCGTATCAGTAGCGGCGTCGCTGATACCATTCCTTGAGAACGACGACGCGAACCGGGCCCTCATGGGCTCGAACATGCAACGCCAGTCTGTGCCGCTGCTCTGTGCCGAATCACCGTACGTCGGCACCGGCATGGAGAAGATCGCCGCCCGCGATTCGGGTGCCGTCGTTATCGCAAAGCGAAACGGCGTTGTTGATTACGTCGACTCGGAACGCATTATCGTCAAGGCCGACCATCAGGTGGACGGCACCATCTCTCGCGAGGTGACGGCCGACATCTATTCGCTGGTCAAATTCAAGCGTTCTAATCAGAACACGTGTATCAACCAGCGGCCGATAGTTCAGGTTGGCGAACGTGTCATCAAGGGCCAGGTCATCGCTGACGGCCCGTGTACCGATCGCGGCGAACTCGCATTGGGACGCAACGTGCTCGTGTCGTTCATGCCGTGGCGTGGTTACAACTTTGAGGACGCGATCCTCGTTAGTGAACGGCTCGTGCGTGACGACTATTACACCTCGATCCACATCGAGGAGCTCGAGATCGAGGCCCGCGACACAAAGCTCGGGCCCGAAGAGATCACTCGCGACATTCCAAACATCGGCGAGAACATGCTTCGCGACCTCGACGAGAGCGGCATTATCCGCATCGGTGCACAGGTCAAACCGGGTAGCGTGCTTGTCGGCAAAGTTACACCCAAGGGCGAGACGCAGCTAACCGCAGAGGAAAAGCTGCTCCGAGCGATCTTTGGCGAAAAAGCCGGCGACGTTAAGGATGCCTCGCTGACATGTCCTCCGGGCATAGACGGTACTGTCGTTGACGTCCAGATCTTCACGCGCAAGGGCCAGGACAAGGACGATCGATCGCTCGATATCGAGGGAATGGAGGAGGAAGCTCTCCACCGTGACCTCGATGATGAGATCCGTATCCTTCAGGAACAGCGCGATGAGCGCATCTATGAGCTTTTTGACGGCCGCAAGCTGAATAAGGACCTTATTGACGGCAAGGACGTCGTGATCAAGAAGGGCTCAACCCTTTCGCGAGAGACGCTCGCCGGCATCGAGACGAAACTGCTTCGCAAGGCCGATGTGGCTTCCGGTTCGGTCGATATTGCCAGCGAGATAAAGGAATACGAACAGCGGACCGAACGCCAGATCAACATTCTTCGCGACATCTATGACGAAAAGATCACCAAACTCAAGCAGGGCGACGAACTGCCGCCTGGCGTGATCAAAATGGTCAAGGTCTTTGTCGCGATGAAGCGTAAATTGAGCGTCGGTGACAAAATGGCAGGCCGCCACGGAAACAAGGGCGTCATCGCACGCATTCTTCCTGAGGAGGATATGCCGTATCTACCGGACGGCACGCCCGTCGAGATCGTCCTCAACCCGCTCGGCGTGCCCTCGCGTATGAACGTCGGCCAGATCCTTGAGACACACTTGGGCTGGACGGCACGAGTGCTCGGGCTTCATTTTGCGACGCCCGTCTTTGACGGCGCGACCGAGAACGAGATCAAGGAGTACATCGCCAAGGCGAACCGCAAATATGACGAGCTTGAACTGCCGCCCTCGGTCGGCCCGTCGGGCAAGACGCGTCTATATGACGGATTGACAGGAGAGCCATTCGAACAGAAGGTCTGCGTGGGCTACATCTATATGCTCAAGCTCTCACACCTTGTGGACGATAAGATACACGCCCGCTCGATCGGCCCCTATTCGCTCATCACGCAGCAGCCGCTGGGCGGTAAGGCACAATTCGGCGGCCAGCGGTTCGGCGAAATGGAAGTTTGGGCACTCGAGGCCTATGGCGCCGCCCACATCCTGCAGGAATTGCTTACATGCAAATCCGACGACGTGGCCGGCCGTTCGAAGATCTACGAGACGATCGTCAAGGGCGTCTCGAACTTCGAGCCGGGCATTCCCGAATCGTTCAACGTCCTCGTTCGCGAGCTGCAATCGCTCTGCCTCGACGTTGAATTGATCCAGGAGCACGAGATCGATCCGGAAGAGGTTGTCGCGGGCGTTGATGCCCTCGTCGGTGTTGATTAG